One genomic window of Luteitalea pratensis includes the following:
- a CDS encoding sigma-70 family RNA polymerase sigma factor produces MQAWGRGEMAALDRLLPLVHGELRRLAGRHMRHERVGHTLQASALVNEAYLRLIEVKQVPWQNRVHFFAMASRLMRRILVDAARAKGYQKRDGGLKVSLDEAVAVADTPSQNFVALDDALNALEAIDPRKCQVVEMRFFAGMSLEETAEALHLSVGTIKRDWRLAKAWLARELDDSPRDNP; encoded by the coding sequence CTGCAGGCATGGGGCCGAGGGGAGATGGCGGCGCTCGACCGGTTGCTGCCCCTCGTCCACGGCGAGCTGCGCCGCTTGGCCGGGCGCCATATGCGTCACGAGCGTGTCGGCCACACGCTCCAGGCGTCCGCGCTGGTCAACGAGGCATATCTCCGGCTGATCGAAGTCAAGCAGGTCCCTTGGCAGAATCGTGTCCATTTCTTTGCGATGGCTTCGCGCCTCATGCGGCGAATTCTGGTGGATGCCGCGCGCGCAAAGGGCTATCAGAAGCGCGATGGGGGACTGAAGGTGTCACTTGACGAGGCCGTCGCCGTCGCGGACACGCCCTCCCAGAATTTCGTGGCACTCGACGACGCCTTGAACGCGTTGGAGGCGATCGATCCCCGGAAGTGTCAGGTGGTCGAGATGCGCTTCTTCGCCGGAATGAGCCTGGAGGAGACGGCAGAGGCGCTTCACCTCTCGGTTGGCACCATCAAGCGCGACTGGCGGCTGGCAAAAGCTTGGTTGGCGCGCGAATTGGACGATTCTCCACGTGACAACCCCTGA